GACATTTTCAGAGTCCTGGCTGTCTCGGTGGGCATCCCCTATTTCCTGCTGGCCACCAACAGCACCCTCATGCAGGCCTGGTTCAGCCGCGACCACGCGCAGCAGACGCCCTATCGCTTGTACGCGCTGTCCAATGCCGGCTCGCTCGTGGCCCTGGTCAGCTATCCCCTCATCTTCGAGCCACTGCTGACGCTGCGGACGCAGGCCTATCTGTGGACTGCAGGGTACACGCTCTTTGTCGCCGTGGCAGCCTATCTGGCTTGGCGAATCACGGCCGGGCGCGCGGTCGCAGAGCAGCCGGGGACGCCGGAAAGTCAGCTTGGCGCGGAAAAACGCTCCCGACTCGGCGTCTATGCCCTGTGGCTTGGCCTGGCCGCGTGCGCCACCACGCTGCTCATGGCGGTGACCAATCAGGTTACCCAGGAAGTGGCCGTCATCCCCTTCTTATGGGTGCTGCCCTTGACGGTGTACCTGCTGACCTTCATCCTGGCCTTTGCCGGCGGGCGTTGGTATTCCCGCCGGCCATACCTGGCCGCTTTTTTCATCCTCAGTCTCATCAGCCTGTGGATGCTCGTGAAGTCTCCGCCGTTCAGTATCAGCGCCCAACTCATCGTCTACACACTGCTCTTGTTCAGCGCGTGTATGCTTTGCCATAACGAGCTGTTCAGGCTGCGCCCCTCGCCCCGCGGCCTGTCGTCGTTCTACCTGATGGTGGCGCTGGGCGGCGCGCTGGGCGGCATTTTCGTGACCCTGGCCGCGCCGTTGCTGTTCACCACCGGCTTCTGGGAACTGCAATGGGGATTGGTCGCCTGCGGCATCCTGCTGACCCTGGTTCTCCAGGCAGACAGCGCGCCGGTCGTGCGCAAGCGCGGAGTCAAGGCCTCTGTGCGCCACGCCGCGCCACGCCGCTTCAAGCCGGCGGTGTTCGCATCCGCGGCTGCGGTGTTCGTGCTGGGTCTCTTGATCGTCCTCATCATGCGCGCCATCTCCACCGACACCCTCGTGGCCACGCGCAACTTCTACGGCGTCCTCCGGGTGTGGGAGATCAACACCGCGCAGCCCGAGCTGCTGGCCTATCAACTGACGCATGGCAGGACTGCGCACGGCTTTCAATTTGCCGCCAACGAGATTCGCAAAGTGCCCACGGCGTACTACAGCGAGCCGAGCGGTGTGGGCCTGGCGATCGCCAATCACCCGGCCCGCCCCGGCCCTTTGCGGGTGGGCGCGCTGGGACTGGGCATCGGCATCATCGCCAGCTGAGGCCAGCCGGGTGACGTCCATCGCTTCTACGAGATCAACCCCGACATCATTCGTATCGCGCAGGGCGAGGATGGCCGTTTTCGTTCTTGCGCGATTCGACGCCGACATTCAGATCGTCCCCGGGACGCGTTTACCTCGAACGTGAATGGGCGGCCGGCGGTTCGCAGCGCTTCGACCTGCTGGTGCTGGACACCTTCAGCGGCGACACCATCCCGCTGCATCTGCTCACTCAAGAGGCCTTCGCCATCTACCAACAGCACCTCAACCCCGGCGGCGTCATCGCCATCAACGTGTCCAACCGCATCTTCGACCTCAGCCAGGCGGTCTACCGGTTGGCGGATGAATTTCAACTTGGCGCGGCCCTGATCGAGCATCCAGGCGACAGGCTGCAAAGCTACGACTCGCTGTGGATGCTGCTCAGCCGCGAGCCGGCGTTCCTGCAACTGCCAGCCATCGCCAGCCGCAGCACGCCCCGCCCCGCCTCACAGGCAGCCGCACGCCTGTGGACAGATGATTACAGCAATCTACTGCAGATCATTCGGTGAACAGTTGTACGATCCAATTCATCTTTCCATCTTTCCATCTTTCCATCTTTCATTGGGTGAACGCCAGCGTGATCTGCTCAACCAGCATTCCGCCGGCAGGCGCGACTCTACAGGCAGCCGCAAAATTTAAGGGCTTGACCCATTCGATGGTAAAATGGCGTTTATGAAGGAGGAGCTTTTCATGGCTTACGATAAGATTGTTATCCCCTCAGAGGGTGCGCGCATCAGTGTGCGCGAAGGAAAATTGCTCGTGCCCGATCATCCCATCCTGCTCTTCATCGAAGGCGATGGCATCGGCCCGGACATTACGCGGGCCAGCATGCGTATCTGGGATGCGGCCGTGCAGAAGGTCTACGGCGGTCAGCGCAAGGTGGCCTGGGCTGAGATTTACGCGGCGAGAAGGCGTTCAATACCTATGGCGACTATTTCCCGCAGGAATCGCTCGCTGCGATCCGTGAGTTCTACGTCGGCATCAAAGGCCCGCTGACCACGCCGGTCGGCGGCGGCTTCCGCAGCCTCAATGTGGCCCTGCGCCTGGAACTCGATCTTTACGCCTGTGTGCGCCCGGTGCGCTGGTTCCCCAACGTGCCCAGCCCGGTGCGCCACCCCGAAAAGGTGGACGTGGTCATCTTCCGTGAGAATACCGAAGATGTCTACGCGGGCATCGAGTACAAGGCCGGCTCGCCTGAGAACGAAAAGCTGGCGCGCTTCCTGCGTGAGGAGATGGGCGCACACTTCTTCGAGGGCGCGGGCATCGGCATCAAGCCGATGAGCGCATTCGGCACCAAGCGCCTGGTGCGTAAGGCCATTCGGTACGCCATCGAATACGGCCGCAAGAGCGTCACCTTCGTACACAAAGGCAACATCCAGAAGTTCACCGAAGGCGCGTTTCGCAATTGGGGCTACGAGTTGGCCAAAGAGGAGTTCGGCGACATCACCATCACCGAGGATGAACTGTGGCAGGCGCCCTACAACGGCCAGGCGCCGGCCGGCAAGATCGTCATCAAGGATCGCATCGCGGACATCATGTTCCAGATGATGCTGCTGCGGCCGGATGAGTTCGATGTCATCGCCACGCCTAATCTCAACGGCGACTATCTGTCGGACGCCGTGGCGCGCAGGTGGGCGGCGTCGGTATCGCTCCCGGCAGCAACATCGGCGATCACATGGCCGTCTTCGAGGCCACACACGGCACCGCGCCCAAGTACTCCAACCTGGACAAGGTCAACCCCGGCTCGCTTCTGCTCTCCGGCGTCATGATGCTGGATTACATCGGTTGGAAAGAAGCCGGTCAGGCCATCATTGAAGCCTACGTCAAGACGGTGGAGCAGGGGATCGTCACCTACGACTTCGCTCGCCAGATGCAGGGCGCCACTGAGGTCAAGACCTCCGAGTTCGCCTCGGCCATCATCGCCAATCTGTAGTAGTGCAAAGTGCAGAGTGCAAAGTGCAAAGCCCTCCCAACGTTCTGCATTTTGTACTCTGTACTTTGCACTTTGTACTTTACTCGTTCTGCCTGTATAATCACTTATGTGTGACTTTCTGAACAAACTGCGCTGCGTCATAGCCCGCGGTGGCGGTGAAGGTTTAGGATGGCACATCGTTTAATGGCCTTAGGAGTTTTCGGCATTTTGACCTGAGGCCTGAACTCAGGCCGTGGCTCGCAGCTTCGTTGTTGAGCTGCGATGCAGTTCAACCACACTAGGAGGCTAACTCGTTATGGCGGCGCTCATTAAGTCGTTTTGGCGGGGCATCACCTACCGGGGCAGTGACGGTCACTGGGCCTGGATGATGCATCGCGTCGGCGGATTAGGTATTTTACTTTTCCTCGTTCTGCACGTATTCGACATCTACCTGATGAACCTGGGTGAAGAGACCTTCTCCAAATTCCTGTTCCTCTACAGCGGCCCCCCCTTCAAGGTCATGGAAGTCTTCCTGATCTTCGGCGTCATCTACCACGCGATCAACGGCCTGCGCATCATCATCGTTGACTTCTGGCCCTCCTCCACGAAGTATCAACGCTTGATGTACCGGATCGCACTGGTTATCGTCTTACTCATCTTCGTGCCCACGGCCATCATCACCCTGAGCACCATTTTCAACCCGCCTAGAGGAGCCATCATGAATGCACTGTCGCAATATCTGTGCGGCCGCCGCTTCGAGGCGCTGTCCTGGTTTTTCATGCGCTTTTCTGGTCTGGTGCTGCTCTTCCTCGCCATGTTCCACCTCCTCTACATGCATCTGTACCTGCGCGTCGAGGAGATCACTTTCGATGTCATCGTGCAGCGCTGGACTGGGCCTTCCGGCTGGTTCTGGAGCCTTTACGACCTGGCGCTGCTTCTCTTCGCCATGCTCCACGGCGCCAACGGCGCGCGCTGGGTCATTGACGACTACGTGCGCCGCCCTGGCTGGAACATGGTGGTCAAGAGTGTGGTTTACCTCTTGATCGGCCTGCTGATCCTGATGGGCGTCATGACCATTTTTCGCTTCCAGGTTGCGGCCTGAGACGGAGATCAACTATGCCAACCCATCAATTTGATGTCGTCATTGTCGGCGCCGGCGGCGCCGGTTTGATGGCAGCCCTCTACGCATCCCAGGGCGCCAAGACCTGCGTGGTCAGCAAGCTCTATCCTACCCGTTCCCACACCGGCACGGCGCAGGGCGGCATCGGCGCCGCGCTCGCCAATCTGGAAGAAGACCACTGGGAATGGCACGCCTTCGACACCGTCAAGGGGCAGCGACTACCTGGGCGACCAGGATGCCATTGATTTCATGTGCCAGGAGGCCGTCAATGTGGTCTACGAACTGGAGCACATGGGCCTGCCCTTCGACCGCACGGCCGATGGCCGCATTTCGCAGCGGCCGTTCGGCGGCCACACCAACAATACCACCAAGAAACCGGTGCGCCGGGCCTGCCACGCGGCCGATCGCACCGGCCACATGATCCTGCAGACCCTCTACCAGCAGTGCATCAAGAACAACGTCACCTTCTTCGACGAGTTCCACGTGATTGACCTGCTCGTCACTGACGGCAA
The sequence above is drawn from the Candidatus Amarolinea dominans genome and encodes:
- the sdhC gene encoding succinate dehydrogenase, cytochrome b556 subunit; protein product: MAALIKSFWRGITYRGSDGHWAWMMHRVGGLGILLFLVLHVFDIYLMNLGEETFSKFLFLYSGPPFKVMEVFLIFGVIYHAINGLRIIIVDFWPSSTKYQRLMYRIALVIVLLIFVPTAIITLSTIFNPPRGAIMNALSQYLCGRRFEALSWFFMRFSGLVLLFLAMFHLLYMHLYLRVEEITFDVIVQRWTGPSGWFWSLYDLALLLFAMLHGANGARWVIDDYVRRPGWNMVVKSVVYLLIGLLILMGVMTIFRFQVAA